A genome region from Mercenaria mercenaria strain notata chromosome 11, MADL_Memer_1, whole genome shotgun sequence includes the following:
- the LOC128546927 gene encoding uncharacterized protein LOC128546927 gives MEQEIAALKQINNQFQTKLRAKSKTAGDTYARWGRTTCPGNGTTRLYTGYMAGSHRSHIGTGSNYLCLTNEPLWDHFEESVASLGKITGTEYRFNEHRSNGAADFLGDYMYNQKVPCAICHTQRSVSVMIPGRNRCYDGWTMEYRGYLVSGYTGDTNATEYVSLCLDRRPEKLHDGTTAGTDNRLYFVEGICGKTLTCPPYVSGLEITCVVCSV, from the exons ATGGAACAAGAAATCGCAGCACTGAAGCAAATCAACAACCAGTTTCAGACTAAACTGAGAG CTAAGAGTAAAACTGCTGGTGATACATACGCTCGATGGGGTAGAACGACTTGTCCAGGAAATGGAACAACCCGCCTGTACACCG GTTACATGGCTGGATCACACAGAAGCCACATAGGCACAGGCTCAAACTACCTCTGTCTAACAAATGAACCATTGTGGGACCACTTCGAGGAATCAGTGGCGAGCCTTGGTAAAATCACTGGGACAGAGTATAGGTTTAATGAGCACCGATCGAACGGGGCAGCGGACTTTCTCGGTGATTACATGTACAATCAAAAAGTTCCTTGCGCCATCTGCCACACACAGAGAAGCGTCTCCGTGATGATTCCAGGAAGAAACAGATGTTACGATGGATGGACGATGGAATATCGAGGTTATCTTGTGTCAGGTTACACAGGGGATACGAACGCAACTGAATATGTCTCACTCTGTCTTGATCGGCGTCCAGAAAAACTCCATGACGGCACAACAGCGGGCACTGACAATAGACTTTATTTTGTAGAAGGAATCTGCGGAAAAACTTTAACTTGTCCACCATACGTCAGTGGCTTGGAAATCACTTGTGTTGTATGTTCAGTATAA